ggagcctcattctgtcgcccaggctggagtgcaatggcatgatctccgctcactgcaatctctgcctcctgggttccagcaattctcctgcctcagcctcccaaatagctgggactacaggcgcatgccaccaagcccggctaatgtttctattttcagtagagatggggtttcaccatgtgaaaccccatgttggggccgggcgcggtggctcaagcctgtaatcccagcactttgggaggccgagacgggcgaatcacgagttcaggagatcgagaccatcctggctaacacggtgaaaccccgtctctactaaaaatacaaaaaaaaattagccgggcgaggtggcgggcgcctgtactcccagctactcgggaggctgaggcaggagaatggcgtgaacccgggaggcggggcttgcagtgagctgagatccggccactgcactccagcctgggcaacagagccagactccgtctcaaaaaaaaaaaaaaaaaaaaaaaagaaaccccatgttggtcaggctggtcttgaactcctgacctcgtgatgcacccacctcggcctcccaaagtgctgtgattacaggcctaagccaccgtgcccggccttattttttattatccgGGACAGTTCATGGTTGAAACACCTTTCCCACACACAAACGTGATGTTCCTTACTTTTACGACAAACAATAGACAGGAAAGTCACCTTTTGCATATAAAAATGTTAGGCTTCTACATCACAGTAACTGACCAGATTTTCACCATGATTAAATTTTAAGATTAGTGGTCTCACAACGTAACACAATGTTGTAATAATCAacttatttgagaaaaaaaggGGGTATTCTCTTATTTCTCAacctaatatgtatttttaagactttagctgggactacaggcatgtgccaccatgcccagctaatcttttataatatatattttttgtagagatgaagtctcgctacAGTGCCCAGGTTGGTGTCGAACTTCTAGCCCccagcgattcctctgcctcggcctccccaagtgctgggatttcaggtgtgagccaccatgactggccctaTTTTATGAACTTCTCATAATAATCTTTATAATCTTTTCTAAAACACCTTTGAAGGGGGTGGTACTTATACCTGATTATTAGTTTGTTCAAATATAAGTAATCAAATCACTATcatgacaaaagaaaataatcaccGCCAGAAGAGTTAGAATTTGAGTTGGTCATACACTGTtcatcaaatggaaattctaagagaagcagagaaaacgTATGCATGAGGGAAAATGTCCAAGTGTTCTAATTACTGCACCTGTTCAAGATGCATTAGTTTAACTCAGCAAACGTAAATTCGAAGTCTCTCTATATTATCACTATTTTATAGACTTCTTGAACAACTATGACACGATCTATTgttattataaaaaaattttaaaaattttaattaacagATGAAACTACCAGATAAAGTACTTAGACAATGCCCTATGGGTGCAGGAGAAAGAACGCTGTATTATGAGTCAGTCCATTTAGAGTTATGAACCTCATAGCACATGGCTGGGTATATCCTTGGAAAAGTTACTCTGGGGCTAAgttcaatttcctcacctgtaaagttAAGACCAAATTACCTTACAGTTAAATAGGCATTTGTAAGTTTTCACAGTGTTTTGGCTTGTTGCCTCTCAGGTGAGTTTTACAAGAACCCTGATGGACGGGCAGGGAAGGTGTCACCGCCCTGTTTTATAGTTGAGGATTTCTTAACAGTTAAGAGATCACATGGAACACTGCAAAAACAGCAAAAGCATCAACACGATGAGCATGAATCCCCACATTCCTAGTCCTTCTGGGAGGCAATACTTAAGAGTGACAATCACAATGGCTGAGTGATTAAATAAGTCAATTACTGgaataaaaggtttttaaaagacTAAACATAAAAGGAAGCAAATGAAAGTCGACCTTTCTAAAAGCATAGCAAGAATTTTCTTTTAAGTACATACATAGAAAGGTCTCTACGGGTATTCACCGTAATATTAACAGTGGTTCGCTCCGGGTGCCGGGAATACGGGTGACTTTATCTTTTTTGTTCATCTGCGTTTTCTAAAACAAACGTGAACTAGTCGATAttccaaacaaaaacaagccaaagCAATTACACGCTGGCAGACTGCATGCACGTACGTTTGAAAGCTCCAACTGTAACAACAGTGACAACTCCCAGGAACCCACCGGCATTTCAAGGACACCAGCAGGAAGCCCGGAAATCCCTAAAAACAGGTGCTAAAAGCCGCCAGCGCAACCTGACAGCCGCGACCGCAACCTGACAGCCGCGACCGCCTCTTTTCAACCTGAATTCAGGGGGAGCTGGGAGAGGAGACTAGTCTAGTTTGACAAAATCCGAATCAGAAATTCCCTCTGGCACCTCCCAGATCTCGAAGAGAAAGTGGGAGGAAAGGCTAGGGGGCGGCAGGCATTCACCATGCATGAATAGGGGGGGATGGGGAGGACGGAAGCCTCGAACTCGTGGCTGAAATGGTCCCTCCGCCCCCATCCCGGACTAGGCGCCGGCGAGAAGCAACGGGCTTGGAAGCAGGCCGCCCAGCCAAGGGGCTTTCAGACGGGGCCCAAGGATGCCCTCCCAACCCGGCAGACCCCAGCCCCCATCTTACAGGGTTTCTTGGCATCTTTGATCTTCATGGCGTCGGCCCGAGGGGAGAGGGACGGCCTCCGATCCGGAGCACTGAGAGCAGAGACTGCGACTCCGGAGGTGGCTGGGCCTCGCGGCGAGGCCCGGCCGGTTCCTCCCCTCAGGCCGGGCGGGGCCGGCCTAGGGCGGGGCGGCGGCGCCTGAGCAGATGCCCGGCCCAGGGGGCGGCCCCCCACCCCCGCGAGGGGCGACCGGGACCGAGCAAGCTGGGGAAGGCCGCCGGCCTCGCCGCTCCGGGGCCTCCCCGCAGCCGCTCCAAACAAAAGGCCCCGGTCCcgggagccgccgccgccgccgccgccgccgccgccgcactGAGAAATAGCCCGCCCAGGCCGAACGCCCACGTGATGCGAGCCCCCCTCACTCCACTTCCGCCTGGCTGCTGGGGATTGTAGTTCTCCACGTCGTGAGGCCCCGCTCTCTGGCTGTAGTTGTGCAGGTGGACTACAAAGCCCAGGATGCATCCCGGCCCCACCTCCGAGGCCCCTCAGCTTCCGCAGATCGCCTCAGAGTGGTCCCAGCGAGAAGAGGGCCGGGTCTTAGTCACGCCAGCGAGGAGGCGACCAATGGTGACTGAGATGGGCGGGCTGGGGAAATCGGGCTCAGAGCTCAGCAGGTCGCGGAAAGAGAAGAGGGCATGAACTCTTCGCGGGGATTGTCATGGCTCTTTGACCATTCTCAGACTTCCCTTTGAGGCAGGAAAGCTGGTCGTCAGGCCATGGAAAGCGCTAGAATCAGGGCTCTAGAGCCGTGCTTTAGATAGACCCTTGAGTACATTAGCGAATTAAAGTCATTCACAAAGGAATCCTCTTGCTTAATAGAGACACCTTGAATGTTAGGGTCGGAATGATGACAATAGCAGGCATAGAGGTAACATCTATTGAACGCTTTACGTCCATGGGACTCTGCTAAGCACTTTTTGTGATTTACTTCAATTCAGGGGCCTTGTGAACCACGTgcaattattcattttattgtcaCTCATATTGAAGATGGGGCACGATCTGAGGAGTTCAATTACTTGCTGAGCATTCTTTTTGCCACCGATCCATATTCCCCTGGGGCCCTCCCGCCCAGCTCCCTCCTTCTAAAGGGAAAACCGACTCCCAGAGAAGAAAATTTAGATGCTCCAGTTCTCACAGTAAAGCCAGGACACCCTTTCCCCTTGCCTCCTAGAGTCTTAGTCCTCCAGCTGGAATGGGAGAAGATGGCATTGGGTATCTTCTCTTGGccttcacttttgttgcccagttAGATGGCCAGGAATTCTGTGGTTTTTACAATAGATGGATAGAGGGTTGGCAATAGAGGATTGGGCATTCCAGTCAAAGAAGCCCGCTTGCCAAAGAGCTTTACTCCTCCTTGCAGATAAGCCAAAGGATGTGAAGAAGGACAGGAGAGGACAcaaactaccatttattgagtacatacTGAGAGCTGACACTTTGCAAAGTgccttacttttaaaattaaaattaaaatttaatcctCCCAACTACTTTTTGAAATACAatgattaaaaaactaaaaaaaacttgctgggcgcagtggtgtgtgtctgcagtcccagctacttgggagactaaggtgggaggcccaggaatttgaggctgtatgTGATAGAGTTTGTGAATATCAACTGTGTCAGAGACATTTATCAGAGCGCGACTCCAACTTGAAGAGGGACTGAATAAAATAAGGCGGAgatctactgggctgcattcccaggaggttaaggcatttTTAGTTGCAGGATGAgaataggaggttggcacaagatataggtcacaaagaccttgctgataaaacagcagGCAGTAAAGAACAtggccaaatcccaccaaaatcaagatagCAATGAAAGGGACTTCTGGTCGTCTTCACTGCTggttatatgctaattataatacattagcatgctaaaagacactcccgcCAGCAccctgacagtttacaaatgccatggcaacatggaagttaccctatatggtctaaaaaggggaggaaccctcagttccggGAATTgtccacccctttcctggaaaactcgtgaataacccaccccttgtttagcatataatcaagaagtaacAGTAAGTATAAGCAGCTGAGCAGCCCacgctgctgctctgcctatggagcagccatttttttattcctttactttcttaaacatgctttcattttactttctggactctccccaaattctttcttgcacgagatccaagacCCTTCTCTTGGGATCTCGATGGGGATCCCTTTCTGGTAacaactgtactccaggctgcgtgacatagtgagacccatctccaaaataaaataaaaattttaaaaggtgaagAAGAATTCACAAAATTCAAATATTGGTCCTATCACTTGTTAACAAATTGGGCAAATTACTTCATCTCtctaattactttaaaaatttctttttatttatttttttaagatgcagtctcactctgcttcccaggttggagtgcagtggcatgaacaaagctcactgtaacctcaaacagCAATCTGTGGGTAGGGCGGTGGCTACACTGTagtctcagcctgctgagtagctgggactgtaggcatgtgtTACCATGTCCaactaagttttttattttctgtagagatggggtctcactttgctgcccaggttggtcctgaCCTGCTggctggcttcaagcaatcctctgcctcagcctcccaaggttttgggattacaggcgtgagccactgtacctggctgtcTCTCTGATTcttgttgaaaataataatgcCTGCATTTCACGGGTTTGAGATGGGGATTaagtgaaaaatgcaaataagGTAACATCGAGGTCTTAATGTTTGTATTCTTACATGGTCTGAAttcagtattgagaggtggggcttTTAAGAGATGATTGGGCCCTTCTCTCTTCCTCGGCGCTGCCTACGGAGGTGGCAGCCATCTCCTCCTCGAAGGCATCATGGCCGCCCTCAGACCCCTTGTGAAGCCCAAGATCGTCAAAAAAAGAACCAAGAAGTTCATCCGGCACCAGTCAGACCGATATGTCAAAATTAAGCGTAACTGGCGGAAACCCAGAGGCATTGACAACAGGGTTCATAGAAGATTCAAGGGCCAGATCTTGATGCCCAACATTGGTTATGGgagcaacaaaaaaacaaagcacatgCTGCCCAGTGGCTTCCGGAAGTTCCTGGTCCACAACGTCAAGGAGCTGGAAGTGCTGCTGATGTGCAACAAATCTTACTGTGCCGAGATTGCTCACAATGTTTCTTCCAAGAACCGCAAAGCCATCGTGGAAAGAGCTGCCCAGCTGGCCATCAGAGTCACCAACCCCAACGCCAGGCTGCGCAGTGAAGAAAATGAGTAGACAGCTCATGTGCACgttttctgtttaaataaatgtaaaaactgccaaaaaaaaaaaaaaaaaaaaagagatgattgGATCGTGAGGACCCTCCCCTCATGAATGTATTAATTATTCATGGATTGATGGTTTAAGGGGTTAACGGATTAATGGATTATCACTGGACTAGTGGCTTTATTAaaagaggctgaggccaggtgcagtggctcacacctgtaattctagcactatGAGAGTCAAAgacaggcggatcgcttgagcccaggggtttgaggccagcctgggaaacgtggtgagaccaggcatgatggctcatgcctgtaatcccatcattttgggagcccagaagtttcagaccagctcCAGCAACACAGCGTACCCAGTTTCAAATGTTCTGttaaaagcaatagaaaatggACTATGACATATGTAACATATTGTCTGGCATATATGTAGTGATCAGTAAGTGatgattatgtttattatttgaatgttattcttttttttttttgaaatggagtctcactctgtacccaaggctggagtgcagtggcgtcatcctggctcactgcaacctctacctcctgggtgtcaggcctctgagcccaagctaagccatcatatccccagtgacctgcaagtatacatccagatggcctgaagcaactgaagatccacagaagtgaaaatagccttaactgacattccaccattgtggtttgtttctgccccaccctaactgaccAAAGTACTTTGTAATCTCACCCACCCTTAAGAAgattctttataattttccccacccttgagaatgtactttgtgagatccaccccctgccccaaaacattgctcttaactccaccgcctatcccaaaagcTATAAGGACCAATGAtaatccaccaccctttgctgactctcttttcggacttaGCCCGCCTGCACCCATGTGAAATAAatagccatgttgctcacacaaagcctgtttggtggtctcttcacatggacgcgtgaaacactgggttcaagtgattctcgtgcctcagtctcccaagtagccaccatgcctggctaatttttgtatttttagcagagatgcggttttgccatgttggccaggctggtctcgaactcctgatctcaagtgatccgcctgccttgaccttggatttttattgttattgtaaaGTAAAGGAAGAAAGCTTATATATTTAGACATTTTGCCTAAGGTCATTATTTGGGATCAGACCATAGGTCTAATTAAGTAAAAGATAAGGAACCACATGGCACCAATCAGACCAGATTTTGGTTCTAGATTTTATGTTTGATTTACTATTTTGATTCCAGATTTTATGTTTGTtgttcagaaatttttttttttttttttgagagacaaggtctcactctgtcgcctgagctgaagtgtagtggtgagatctcactctgtcacccaagctgaagtgtagtggcatgatcatagctcactgcagtctccaactcctgggctcaagggatcctcctgcctcagccttctgagtagctgggaccataggcaggCACcaaaacacccagctaatttttttatttttaaattttttgtagagatgggttctcactttgttgcccaggctggtctcaaactcttggcttcaagccatcctcccaccttgacctcccaaaatgttggggttacaggcatgagccactttgactggcctttctttctttatttttatagaaacaacTTTCTGAGCTACCAGGAATATGACATGGCAAGTCAGAATCCTGAATGGTATACTTAACCTgctcttcttcttttatttcccgTTATTACTCTGTCCCACACAGAACCCTAGATATTCTAAAATGGTCCTGTTTTCCACAATTTTACTGGATGAGAGTCATGATTTCTGATCTGACATGGCTTCAAAGAATACTCACTATCTAATATGATTTGCCTGCTGCTTCTCTAAATCTTATGGGCACACCAAGTTCTCTGACGTCAAACATATATCTTTTGGTTGTTTCTGGCTTCTCTGTGATGGTATCAGCTTGGGAGTCAAAGGGGAAGTGATACGTATGCCTTGTGATAGGCTGGCCATGGTCTGAAAGGAAGAAGAGCTAGAAATTAGAAGCCATAAAAATTTGGGTAAGTTTTGGGCACAGGCTCTTGCTAGTTTCTGTGGCCACACAGATGAGTGTACACATGGATGACTTAGCTTAAAAGTTAGGCTATACACCTGTGATATGACTAGAGTTAGTCATCTATTTGCTGTTTGTTCAAATATGAGACTACTCTTCAGTCTGTTATGCCAGAAAATCACTGAACTTTGAATAGTGAGAATTCCCCTCTCAGATCAGCCATAGAATTGCTGTGTGACCCAGGGAAAGTCCTTtttctctctgggcttcaaattacccatctgcaaaatgagatgactattggagacttttttttttttctttttttctttttgagacggagtctcactctgtcacccaggctggagtgcagtggctcgatctgggctcactgcaagctctgcctcctgggtttatgccattttcctgcctcagcctccggagtagctgggactataggcgcctgccaccaaacccagctaattttctgtattttcagtagagatggggtttcaccgtgttagccaagctggcctctatcttctgacctcgtgatccgcccgccttggcctcccaaagtgctgggattactggcgtcagccaccgcgcccggctttttttttctttttggagatgaagtcttccTCTTgttccccagggtggagtgcagtggcgcgatctgggcccactgcaagctcctcctctcgggttcatgccattctcctgcctcagcctctggagtagctggcattacaggcgcccgccaccacgcccggctaattttttgtatttttagtagagagggggtttcaccatgttagccagattggtctcgatttcctgacctcgtgatccgcccgcctcagcctcctaaagtgctgggattactggcgtgagtcactgcgcccggctttttttttggcgggggcggggggatgAAGGCTtcctcttgttccccaggctggagtgccctggctcaatctcggctctctgcaacctccgcctcccaggttcaagcgattctcctgcctcagcctcctgagtagctgggattacaggggcctgccaccaagcctggttaatttttgtgtttttagtagcgacggggtttcaccttgttggccaggctggtctcaaattcttgacctcaggtgatccgcccgcctcggcctcccaaagtgctgggattacaggcgtgagccatgctGCCTGGCCCAGAGATTTCTTTCATCTCTACTTTTTGAGTTTCACTAAGAACCTGTTCCCTTTTCAGAACCAATGTGAAATGTGTTCAGCCATGTGTTTCCTAAAGTTTTCACCAGTGTGATTGAAACTGACAGGTCATCTTGTTTTAGTTTGTGGCCACTCTTCCTTCTGCAGCCCCCGTTGGCTTTCAGCTCCAGTCCCTCCTCCTAGCACCATCTGGTTAAttgcattctctctcttttctagcATGTCCTCAAAACCCATTCCTGGCAGAGTGAATGCGGGACCTGGGAAAGCATCTAAAGGGGCCAAGAGACTGTCTTCTTGTCTCAATATTTATTGTCTACGAAACACAATAAATCCAACCCATCATGCAAAATGATAGAGGAAACCTGACACGTCTTCATTTTGCCTTTACTGGGCGGGTATCCACAGAGACAGGTGGTGAGTTGTACCTAATGATGACTATAGGTGTCCTGGTgtgaataaacacacacacacacacacacacacaccccctacacaTCCTTCAAAGCCCAGATGAACCTTTTAACAATGGATTCTGTCTCTAATTAAATAGAACATACTTCAGTCAGTCATTGGATCCACAAACTCAAATAAGCTAGGGGAGAACATCATGAATATTAGCATCCTCAGTCATCATCcttgtcatcatcatcactatcatgaTAGTGGAAGCACAATTTaattcaaaaatacaaattaagctGTAACTATCTTCCAGGCAGTGGAGTACCTGCTGGGGGTGGAGAGAggtgaaaaagagagaaacaatatTTAAGTTAACAAATCAATAAACAAGAATAGGCTATAAAAAGCAATGTGAAGGAGATAATCAGGTTGATGTGCTAAAGAGTGCCTGGGGCTGTGGAAGATTGGTTGGGGATGGGGGCTTTATTTTAGATTAGATGGGCCAGGGAGGCTTGTCTCAGGAAGTGGCGTTTAAGCAGGGACCCGTGCATATTGCTGGAGAAGAGTGTGCCCGACAGCAATATGACTGGTTCTGAAGGTAGctttttttttgaagaatagAAGCAGCAATGTGTGAGGAGTAGAGAGTGAGGTGTAAAGTGATAGGAGATTAATCAAAGAGTTGAGCTTGCTGGCCCTTGCGGGCCACCTGAAAATTTTAAGCAAGGAGTGACTTGTCCATGAATTTAGAGGATTATTTTGGCTGCTTTGTGGAGAATGAGTGGATGGGAGAGGATATATGACTTGGAAATGAAAAGACTAACAGACTCCCATCCTTCTCAACCCACAAAGAGTCAGTCACCAAGTCTGAGGGGTTCCCGGAGCACTCCAGGAATTGTACAGGGGCTTGAATCATTATGGGAGCAGCAGAGACGGGGAGAAGTGTTGGatcaataatttcatttaatagttgggtgtggtggcatgtgcctgtagtcccagctactcagagaaggtcaaggcaggaggatcatttgagtccagcctgggcaatgtagtgagatgccatttcttaaaaaaaaaaaaaaaagaaagaaagaaagagaaaaagacaaaagtgaGAATTTATGTTATGTCAGGTATTAGTGAAGGATGAATATTAGTAAAGCTGAAAAAGGTTtgaagaaggttaaaaaaaaatgaacttcattTAATTAACGTTTATTGAGCTCTGACAATGCACCAAGCACTGTTCCAGGGATTAGGGATATGGAGATGAATGGGACAAgacccctgccctcctggagcctaCGCTCCAGAGGCAACATAGGCAGTAAACAAGTAGGCAGCAGTATAATATCATTTTAGATCATATAAATGCTATGAAGATGATATAGCAAGATAAGGGGACCAAGAATGATCGGGACTGTTTGAGACGGAGTGGTTGTTGAAGATTAGTTAAATTAGATGGATGGGTatggggagaaggaggcaggaaggTAGGTTTTAGGGTTTGGGCTTGCGCTTTGGAGGAGACAGGTAGTTGTGTCATTTACTAAGAAGGGAAGCCTGGAGAGTAAATAAGTGGTTGATTCTCCCAGCCACTCCTCACCTCAGGTTGGGGATGCCAGGCATGTTTTGCCATTGGAGTCAGCTGGTTTCAGCAGTTGGTGATTTTCATCTCAGAGGCCCACAGCGTGGGTGTCACAGACTTCTGCTCTGCCTAGGAATGCGTCCTACCAGGCATTCCCTAGGGAGCAGTGAAGAGTCTCTCCCTGGAGTTCTCCTCTGCCTGACGATCCCTGCCTCCTGGCACCTCCACCTCAAAAGCCCAGTCTCATCATTCTCCCACTCCCTCTTCATTTCCCTAAAAGCCCTGTTTCAGCTGCTGGTTCCAGCCACCACCCACTTGCCCAGCACAGAAAGTTAGGAGTCACTCTGGACTCCTCCTGCCCCCTCACAGTGCACATCCCACTAGTCACCGAGTCCTCCTGCTATTACCTTcctgtctcttcctttctgtcCAACCTCACTGCTCTCAGCTGAGCACCAGCCTCTGCGTCTCTCATTTATACTCTTAAAGACCCTTTCtggtggtcatggtggctcacgcctgtaatccagcactttgggaggccaaggctggtggatcatttgaggtcaggagttcaagaccagcctggcctatgtggtgaaaccctgtctctactaaaaatacaaaaattagccaggcgtggtggcacgcacctgtaattccagctactcaggaggctgaggc
This DNA window, taken from Macaca fascicularis isolate 582-1 chromosome 6, T2T-MFA8v1.1, encodes the following:
- the LOC102123560 gene encoding large ribosomal subunit protein eL32-like, which gives rise to MAALRPLVKPKIVKKRTKKFIRHQSDRYVKIKRNWRKPRGIDNRVHRRFKGQILMPNIGYGSNKKTKHMLPSGFRKFLVHNVKELEVLLMCNKSYCAEIAHNVSSKNRKAIVERAAQLAIRVTNPNARLRSEENE